From Streptomyces sp. HUAS MG91, the proteins below share one genomic window:
- a CDS encoding FAD-dependent oxidoreductase, protein MQQHRIVVLGAGYTGATVAGRLARRLHRDDVRITLVNAEADFVERVRMHQLATGQDLARRPLAGMFAGTGVEVRIAQVTAVDAERKEVTVAAGEGEEALPYDTLVYALGSGWDDHGVPGAAAHAHQIASRPGALRLRERLAGLAPGQAVVVVGGGLTGVEAATEIAEARPDLAVALAARGALGDWLSAKGRAHLRRVVDRLGITVHEHTAVTAVDADHVTTGAGAPLPAAVTVWTAGFAVHPIAKATTLEVSETGQIVVDRTLRAVSHPDVYAVGDAALVEGPGDKPLRMSCASGVPSAWQAADAIAARLSGAEVPTVPIRYFNQCVSLGRKEGLIQFVTADDRSKKSALTGRTAALYKELVCKGAAWGVAHPTLGMPGGHRRVAV, encoded by the coding sequence ATGCAGCAGCACCGCATCGTCGTCCTCGGCGCCGGCTACACCGGAGCCACCGTCGCCGGCCGCCTCGCCCGTCGGCTGCACCGGGACGACGTCCGCATCACCCTCGTCAACGCGGAGGCCGACTTCGTCGAGCGCGTCCGCATGCACCAGCTCGCCACCGGCCAGGACCTCGCCCGCCGCCCGCTCGCCGGCATGTTCGCCGGTACGGGCGTCGAGGTGCGGATCGCGCAGGTCACCGCCGTCGACGCCGAGCGCAAGGAGGTGACGGTCGCCGCCGGGGAGGGTGAGGAGGCGCTGCCCTACGACACCCTCGTCTACGCGCTCGGCAGCGGCTGGGACGACCACGGTGTGCCCGGCGCCGCCGCGCACGCCCACCAGATCGCGAGCCGCCCCGGCGCCCTGCGGCTGCGCGAGCGGCTGGCCGGACTCGCCCCGGGGCAGGCGGTGGTCGTCGTCGGCGGCGGTCTCACCGGTGTGGAGGCCGCGACCGAGATCGCCGAGGCCCGCCCCGACCTGGCCGTCGCGCTCGCCGCCCGCGGCGCCCTCGGCGACTGGCTCTCCGCCAAGGGCCGCGCCCACCTGCGCAGGGTCGTGGACCGGCTCGGCATCACGGTGCACGAGCACACCGCCGTGACGGCCGTCGACGCGGACCACGTGACCACCGGGGCCGGGGCGCCGCTGCCCGCCGCGGTGACCGTGTGGACCGCCGGGTTCGCCGTCCACCCCATCGCCAAGGCCACCACCCTGGAGGTCTCGGAGACCGGGCAGATCGTCGTCGACCGCACCCTGCGCGCCGTCTCCCACCCGGACGTCTACGCCGTCGGCGACGCGGCCCTGGTGGAAGGTCCCGGCGACAAGCCGCTGCGGATGTCGTGCGCCTCGGGCGTCCCCTCGGCCTGGCAGGCCGCCGACGCGATCGCCGCCCGCCTGTCGGGCGCCGAGGTGCCGACGGTGCCGATCCGCTACTTCAACCAGTGCGTCTCGCTGGGCCGCAAGGAGGGCCTGATCCAGTTCGTCACCGCCGACGACCGGTCCAAGAAGTCGGCCCTGACCGGCCGCACGGCCGCCCTCTACAAGGAACTCGTCTGCAAGGGCGCGGCCTGGGGCGTCGCCCACCCCACGCTCGGGATGCCCGGCGGCCACCGCCGTGTGGCGGTCTGA
- the sigJ gene encoding RNA polymerase sigma factor SigJ, translated as MAVTERDVDRFEAARPRLEAIAYRLLGSASEAEDAAQETYLRWQAADTGRIEVPEAWLTKVLTNYCLNQLASARARRETYVGAWLPEPLLAGDPMLGPAGTAEQRDSVSYAVLVLLERLSPNERAVYVLKEAFAYSHREIAGILDISEAASQQTFHRARRHVADGRARAEIDEAAARRVVAEFLVAATSGRTEPLVALLTQDAIAIGDGGGKVPARASAFVGAKAVATFMRGLFRPAKAKQDLIGGSPEVYVSTANGAVAVVAVLGGRVVGVMCPEFGDGGLAAFRSQVNPDKLERATRQWAAADHGEPLLKAAF; from the coding sequence ATGGCCGTGACCGAGCGCGACGTGGACCGCTTCGAGGCCGCGAGGCCGCGCCTGGAAGCCATCGCCTACCGGCTGCTCGGCTCGGCGAGCGAGGCCGAGGACGCCGCGCAGGAGACGTACCTGCGCTGGCAGGCCGCCGACACCGGGCGGATCGAGGTGCCCGAGGCCTGGCTGACCAAGGTGCTCACCAACTACTGCCTCAATCAGCTGGCGTCGGCCCGCGCCCGCCGCGAGACGTACGTGGGCGCCTGGCTGCCGGAGCCGCTGCTCGCCGGCGACCCGATGCTCGGCCCGGCCGGCACCGCCGAGCAGCGCGACTCGGTCTCGTACGCGGTCCTCGTCCTCCTGGAGCGGCTGAGTCCGAACGAGCGGGCGGTGTACGTGCTGAAGGAGGCGTTCGCCTACTCGCACCGGGAGATCGCCGGGATCCTCGACATCAGCGAGGCCGCCAGCCAGCAGACCTTCCACCGCGCCCGGCGGCACGTCGCGGACGGCCGGGCCCGCGCCGAGATCGACGAGGCCGCCGCCCGGCGGGTCGTGGCGGAGTTCCTGGTGGCCGCCACCAGCGGCCGCACCGAGCCGCTGGTCGCGCTGCTCACCCAGGACGCCATCGCGATCGGCGACGGCGGCGGGAAGGTGCCCGCGCGGGCGAGCGCGTTCGTGGGCGCGAAGGCGGTCGCCACGTTCATGCGCGGCCTGTTCAGGCCCGCGAAGGCCAAGCAGGACCTGATCGGCGGCTCGCCCGAGGTGTACGTGTCGACGGCCAACGGCGCGGTCGCCGTCGTCGCGGTCCTCGGCGGGCGGGTCGTCGGCGTCATGTGCCCGGAGTTCGGGGACGGCGGCCTCGCCGCGTTCCGCAGCCAGGTCAACCCCGACAAGCTGGAGCGCGCCACCCGGCAGTGGGCGGCCGCGGACCACGGGGAGCCGCTGCTGAAGGCGGCCTTCTGA